CTTCAGCGCGCGTCGAACCAAAGCCCATGCGGTACACGACGTTGTCCAGGCGCGACTCGAGCAATTGCAGCAGGTTTTCACCCGTGTTGCCCTTGACGCGGTCGGCTTCCGCGAAATAACGACGGAACTGACGCTCAAGCACGCCGTAAATACGCTTAACCTTCTGCTTTTCGCGCAGTTGGTTGCCGTAGTCCGACGTACGAGCACCCGACGTGCGGCCGTGCTGACCCGGCTTGCTATCCAGCTTGCACTTGTCGGCGAGCGAGCGACGTGCGCTCTTCAGGAAGAGGTCAGTACCTTCACGACGGGAGAGTTTGGCCTTCGGGCCGATATAACGTGCCACGGTTGTTCCTTTATCTCAAAATTTGACGCAGCGAACTTTGTCCACTACGCAAGTCCGGTACCAATGTACCGGACGGTGGTCTTAGAAAT
This window of the Pandoraea sputorum genome carries:
- the rpsD gene encoding 30S ribosomal protein S4 encodes the protein MARYIGPKAKLSRREGTDLFLKSARRSLADKCKLDSKPGQHGRTSGARTSDYGNQLREKQKVKRIYGVLERQFRRYFAEADRVKGNTGENLLQLLESRLDNVVYRMGFGSTRAEARQLVGHKAIVVNGVVSNIPSIKVKAGDVISIREKAKKQVRIQEALTLAEQVGFPIWVSVDAKKMEGTFKALPERSDIAGDINESLIVELYSR